The following proteins are encoded in a genomic region of Pseudodesulfovibrio mercurii:
- the ybaK gene encoding Cys-tRNA(Pro) deacylase, which translates to MTPAINAAKKAKIPYTVHEYEHDPAAPSFGVEAAEKLGVSPERVFKTLVVDAGGTLAVAVVPVLLKLDLKAVAKALDAKKAAMAEVKVVERTTGYVVGGVSPLGQKKRLPTVIDESALACGTMFVSGGRRGLDIELAPNDLAGLTRASFAPVAR; encoded by the coding sequence ATGACGCCAGCCATCAACGCGGCCAAGAAGGCCAAGATTCCGTACACGGTCCACGAATACGAACACGACCCCGCCGCCCCTTCCTTCGGGGTGGAGGCGGCCGAAAAACTCGGCGTATCGCCCGAGCGGGTCTTCAAGACCCTGGTGGTGGACGCAGGCGGCACCCTGGCCGTGGCCGTGGTCCCGGTCCTGCTCAAGCTCGACCTGAAGGCCGTGGCCAAGGCGCTCGACGCCAAGAAGGCGGCCATGGCCGAGGTCAAGGTGGTCGAGCGGACCACGGGCTACGTGGTCGGCGGGGTCTCTCCCCTGGGCCAGAAGAAGCGGCTGCCCACGGTCATCGACGAGTCCGCCCTGGCGTGCGGGACCATGTTCGTCAGCGGCGGCAGGAGGGGGCTCGACATCGAGCTCGCTCCCAATGACCTGGCCGGGCTGACCAGGGCGTCCTTCGCGCCCGTGGCTCGCTAG
- a CDS encoding DHA2 family efflux MFS transporter permease subunit encodes MSAYRDPEHMAPAERWVIALTVVFGAFMSVMDTSVVNVSMPHMMGGFGTDLSAITWVATSYSIAEIIMVTMSGWWSALIGRKNFYLLSFALFTIGSILCGTAVTFPQMIVYRVIQGIGGGALIPVSQAILRETFPPAQQGMAMALYGMGVVLAPALGPICGGWLTDAWGWPWIFYINVPVCALGMLLTMRFVHDPPFLRRGIRSVDWLGIGLLTVCLTGMQVVLERGNDEQWFESPMIVWWTAATVVSLVVLVFWELRSDEPVVNFRVLKDRNLVLGSVMGLVFGVSLFGTTFVLPQFTQKILGYPAFESGLVLAPRALVLLAFMPLAGWAFQRVGAKPLLFAGIGVIVLAYYELMRLSTTAGYLDLIPPLIIMGIGMPFMFVPLSTVSLISVDKSLITDASSIYTLTRRVGGNIGYSLAAVLLDRGVAIHRVYLTDHISDLNQATRDYLTQAVQTLLAKGVGAAQALPLALGLLEKKVMRQATMLAYNDISFAFGCLFFVLVPMVFLMPGRATIRTLTGRRGK; translated from the coding sequence GTGAGCGCGTACAGGGACCCGGAGCACATGGCTCCGGCCGAGCGGTGGGTCATCGCCCTTACCGTGGTCTTCGGGGCCTTCATGTCGGTCATGGACACCAGCGTGGTCAACGTGTCCATGCCCCACATGATGGGCGGCTTCGGCACGGACCTTTCGGCCATCACCTGGGTGGCCACCAGCTATTCTATCGCCGAGATCATCATGGTCACCATGTCCGGCTGGTGGAGCGCGCTCATCGGGCGCAAGAACTTCTACCTGCTCTCGTTCGCCCTGTTCACCATCGGCTCCATCCTCTGCGGCACGGCCGTCACTTTCCCCCAGATGATCGTCTACCGGGTCATCCAGGGCATCGGCGGCGGGGCGCTCATCCCCGTGTCCCAGGCCATCCTGCGCGAGACCTTTCCCCCGGCCCAGCAGGGCATGGCCATGGCCCTGTACGGCATGGGCGTGGTCCTGGCCCCGGCGCTGGGGCCCATCTGCGGCGGCTGGCTGACCGACGCCTGGGGCTGGCCTTGGATCTTCTACATCAACGTGCCCGTCTGCGCCCTGGGCATGCTCCTGACCATGCGTTTCGTGCACGACCCGCCGTTCCTGCGGCGCGGCATCCGCTCCGTGGACTGGCTGGGCATCGGCCTGTTGACCGTCTGCCTGACCGGTATGCAGGTGGTCCTTGAGCGGGGCAACGACGAGCAGTGGTTCGAGTCCCCCATGATCGTCTGGTGGACCGCGGCCACGGTGGTCTCCCTCGTCGTCCTGGTCTTCTGGGAACTAAGGAGCGACGAGCCCGTGGTCAACTTCCGGGTGCTCAAGGACCGCAACCTGGTGCTCGGCTCGGTCATGGGGTTGGTCTTCGGCGTCTCCCTGTTCGGGACCACCTTCGTCCTGCCCCAGTTCACCCAGAAGATTCTCGGCTATCCGGCCTTCGAGTCCGGCCTGGTCCTGGCCCCGCGCGCCCTGGTCCTGCTCGCGTTCATGCCGCTGGCGGGCTGGGCCTTCCAGCGGGTGGGGGCCAAGCCGCTGCTCTTCGCGGGCATCGGGGTCATCGTCCTGGCCTACTACGAGCTTATGCGGCTCTCCACCACGGCGGGCTACCTGGACCTCATTCCGCCCCTGATCATCATGGGGATCGGCATGCCGTTCATGTTCGTGCCCCTGTCCACGGTCTCCCTGATCTCGGTGGACAAGAGCCTGATCACCGACGCGTCCTCCATCTATACCCTGACCCGTCGGGTGGGCGGCAACATCGGCTACAGCCTGGCCGCCGTGCTCCTGGACCGGGGCGTGGCCATCCACCGCGTCTACCTGACCGATCACATCAGCGACCTGAACCAGGCCACCCGCGACTATCTGACCCAGGCGGTCCAGACCCTGCTGGCCAAGGGCGTGGGCGCGGCCCAGGCCCTGCCCCTGGCCCTCGGCCTGCTCGAGAAGAAGGTCATGCGCCAGGCCACCATGCTGGCCTACAACGACATCTCCTTCGCCTTCGGCTGCCTGTTCTTCGTGCTCGTGCCCATGGTCTTCCTCATGCCCGGCCGGGCGACCATCCGGACCCTGACCGGCAGGCGGGGAAAATGA
- a CDS encoding HlyD family secretion protein, with protein MTSEKTHDNAASGGPASARSRLKSRKTLFALGAAVIVLTTVLGYPLYLRIMSHATTDDAFVEAHVISMSPRVDGHVAEVPVHDNQWVEKGDLLVRVDPRTFEVALDIARARLQSANAAREEAEAEVAAARSLVDQRNAALSSNRSELAQARAGVEEYAAGHDRDQNDFKRMDEMVEAGAVSRQEYDHARAQAAVSRAKLLSARKRIDTQSAQIRQAVASAQAAGDGLRQAQAAVVKRQAEAREAEAEVRQAELDLSYTRITAPCAGFVTKKSVEPGAYVQVGQKLLSVVGRDVWVVANFKETQIAGMRPGQPVDIEVDAYPGRTFEGHVDSIQRGTGSRFTLLPPENATGNFIKVVQRVPVKIVLDHPNGEGGCLLAPGMSVIPSVDVAARADARHAESACADAVPATAVQ; from the coding sequence ATGACTAGCGAGAAGACGCACGACAACGCCGCTTCCGGCGGGCCCGCCTCCGCGCGCAGCCGCCTGAAGTCCCGGAAGACCCTGTTCGCCCTGGGCGCGGCGGTCATTGTCCTGACCACGGTCCTGGGCTACCCCCTGTATCTGCGGATCATGTCCCACGCAACCACGGACGACGCCTTTGTGGAGGCCCACGTGATCTCCATGAGCCCCCGCGTGGACGGCCACGTGGCCGAGGTGCCGGTGCACGACAACCAGTGGGTGGAGAAGGGCGACCTGCTCGTCCGGGTGGACCCGCGCACCTTCGAGGTGGCCTTGGACATCGCCCGCGCCCGGTTGCAGTCCGCCAATGCGGCCAGGGAGGAGGCCGAGGCCGAGGTGGCCGCCGCCCGCTCCCTGGTGGACCAACGCAACGCGGCCCTGTCCTCCAACCGTTCCGAACTGGCTCAGGCCAGGGCCGGGGTGGAGGAGTACGCCGCCGGGCACGACCGCGACCAGAACGACTTCAAGCGCATGGACGAGATGGTCGAGGCCGGGGCCGTGTCCCGCCAGGAATACGACCACGCCCGCGCCCAGGCCGCCGTGTCCAGGGCCAAGCTCCTGTCCGCCCGGAAGAGGATCGACACCCAGTCGGCCCAGATCCGCCAGGCCGTGGCCTCGGCCCAGGCCGCCGGCGACGGGTTGCGCCAGGCCCAGGCCGCCGTGGTCAAGCGCCAGGCCGAGGCCCGCGAGGCCGAGGCCGAGGTCCGCCAGGCCGAGCTGGACCTGTCCTACACCCGGATCACCGCCCCGTGCGCGGGCTTCGTGACCAAGAAGTCCGTGGAGCCGGGGGCCTACGTCCAGGTGGGCCAGAAGCTCCTGTCCGTGGTCGGCCGCGACGTCTGGGTGGTGGCCAACTTCAAGGAGACCCAGATTGCAGGCATGCGCCCCGGCCAGCCCGTGGACATCGAGGTGGACGCCTATCCCGGCAGGACCTTCGAGGGCCACGTGGACTCCATTCAGCGGGGCACCGGCTCCCGCTTCACCCTGCTGCCGCCCGAGAACGCCACCGGCAACTTCATCAAGGTGGTCCAGCGCGTGCCGGTCAAGATCGTCCTCGACCATCCAAACGGCGAGGGCGGCTGCCTGCTCGCGCCCGGCATGTCCGTGATCCCCAGCGTTGACGTGGCCGCGCGGGCCGACGCCCGCCACGCCGAATCCGCCTGCGCCGATGCGGTCCCCGCGACCGCCGTGCAATAG